The Camelus dromedarius isolate mCamDro1 chromosome 8, mCamDro1.pat, whole genome shotgun sequence genome includes a window with the following:
- the FRAT1 gene encoding proto-oncogene FRAT1, translating into MPCRREEEEEAGEEAEEEEEGEEEEDSFLLLKQSVTLGSSGEVDRLVARISETLQLDAAQDRPASPCVHPGPTVQPPRPPAAVREDRARIAALPLLLPPEAGGPAPPGALRCALGDRGRVRGRTAPYFVAELVGGPSALSSLPPQPSLDGPSGTDKLDAPQPLSGPCRRGWLRGAAASRRLQQRRGPQPQARTGDDDPHRLLQQLVLSGNLIKEAVRRLHSRRLQLHAKLPQRPRLGPLSAPVHEPPLPHSPRAPCSDPGASGRRAQLRTGDSVLVPSS; encoded by the coding sequence ATGCCGTGccggagggaggaggaagaggaagccgGCGAGGAAgcggaggaagaggaggaaggggaggaggaggaggacagcttCCTCCTGCTGAAACAGTCGGTGACGCTGGGCAGCTCGGGCGAGGTGGACCGGCTGGTGGCCCGGATCAGCGAGACGCTGCAGCTGGACGCGGCGCAGGACCGCCCGGCCTCCCCGTGCGTGCACCCGGGCCCGACGGTGCAGCCCCCGCGACCCCCGGCGGCGGTGCGGGAGGACAGGGCCCGGATAGCCGCGCTGCCGCTGCTTCTGCCGCCCGAAGCCGGAGGCCCGGCGCCCCCAGGAGCCCTGCGCTGTGCCCTCGGGGACCGCGGTCGCGTGCGGGGCCGGACTGCGCCCTATTTTGTGGCCGAGCTCGTTGGAGGCCCCAGCGCGCTGTCCTCATTGCCCCCTCAGCCCAGCCTTGATGGGCCTTCGGGAACCGACAAGCTGGACGCCCCACAGCCGCTGTCGGGCCCGTGCCGGCGAGGATGGCTGCGGGgcgccgccgcctcccgccgcCTGCAGCAGCGACGTGGGCCCCAGCCCCAAGCCCGCACCGGCGACGACGACCCGCACCGGCTTCTGCAGCAGCTGGTGCTCTCGGGGAACCTCATCAAGGAGGCTGTGCGGAGGCTTCATTCGCGACGGCTGCAGTTACACGCAAAGCTTCCCCAACGCCCGCGCCTGGGCCCTCTGTCGGCCCCAGTGCATGAGCCGCCTTTGCCCCACAGCCCTCGCGCGCCTTGCAGCGACCCTGGCGCGTCCgggaggagggcacagctcagaaCTGGAGACAGCGTTCTAGTCCCCAGCAGCTAA